The following are encoded together in the Penicillium digitatum chromosome 3, complete sequence genome:
- a CDS encoding Rho guanyl nucleotide exchange factor, putative, translated as MATIAPPPATPTMADLPFEHLTLYHVVDPCLSSILVFYGAVSTANATVSSSRIQAHIFTPAGFQSYPRITVSPAAPVYAAVNHLPREKQGDEVCRGLAVSMLRYFAELSEPVKHRLTGVARAGRPGGKAPKMFDEMHAADLANRMTKVDDPLEIIQDIRSSYQERKVPWIDIDVVLPMGTIQPVSRRESAGSELGESQNPQYGPYTPLIEALGDPMFLPTSRLKRAPSQPTNVSKSRLFARSQKEALRLTMCELVDTEERYVAKLYSLVHEVADEFRQKAVGRGPSSNSPDEAALAALFPPCLNEILEVNLGFLNVIRQVLDETEKDAITDIGQDTELPSKHRGLPRDRADPLGALAFAKALFEWLPQFSQPYGEYMRAHTGFTQTLNSFMKDKNSSFSRRVYETGEQRLRSLLMEPVQRLPRYSLLIDTMTSNLPLVHPAVRTLLKARDIVKDICALENNSPSSHAQSLQRLKELVNGWPAKTFPEGRLITAVDFNEITPPYNLETQSFENCTGIMLLYKNCLILLAKPAESRTTARGVLADVDNAAASTGDMSTSLPQAELQVVQVLDFHNVRCMQSACGRILFVAPTSAKSLTDETSAGADLLALELAGIYEGRANRLIEEMCKAKIEGRFPESEREGGKWTLRSPPTGAASNVGILACVCEDGESAALNQILSSPIRIVFDASKTTCGQMLRDSNLEVIISISPPNGDQHRLDINSVVGSGSTDLITVETFIPTLSRRLQSLLSPLHSPRNPALTDPMVHANFEILRYIASNLITQVKSSRGFRPPSPTKLISNLLGGSRDNVPSLKGQGSAALTGEFPKMPPPRSTLSRSNTLPSTFPGKDKEKDGDKDKEKEEIGNKISVVGGSANGLDTQFGLLEQTFAAYVLSLQSRSGNILGRMLRVRDQVDRAPVNELYNILLEDPSRIQAAAEVPVDTLFVAFETFLANAWRRSMGPILSSSSLKWVQSQFDTMIPRDFDEQFRNFVADMSPQNRRALAAIIRLLAELLDASGNDGDRGALTMAFAEVLTEDGDPSHHVSLLDRLVEDFDNLFEEFIPGVGSNSSSFRKRFGFGMHRDTSKNDGESKVAAILRTLSKKQSPAGSEPNTPKGSLMRSKSTDVDARPGFLSPTSRDRPTSRDSPTSRDRPTSRDRPYRPHGFASEEQILRPGTGYENPPSLSSFREVSEDVMPRTRRKRRSSLSDLRQPTSSPDAYSISPSKQLHPMTPSSRPRGEVVTPTKQSRPQSSYIATSPMRVKSPMCSKPPAKSSPPTRLRSPTRRLSPPRLSPPSRKENVDPRNTQSERTTKSRSRVSELPAEVSRRRSHISGIPQRTPALRERPAINTSDTKRPQSMSFLQKPQKLRIQSPKKLRDRVQLEKKTQNSTQLGLKDELTELGNELRSLRLTSPRKSNAMNLGLGFDRTDTNPHSATTASLEARMRNLETRFETLTWEYNGRTTALERDLESSLILSEKRVKKLDELYREASAENEALYDRFNTELSKIAKDVRLGQAEDALKSQLASALDEIGRVKKENFRLKREVGGLRAQSAAAALLKTSEQ; from the exons ATGGCAACTATCGCACCTCCCCCCGCAACCCCTACAATGGCAGACCTGCCCTTCGAACATCTCACCCTTTATCACGTCGTCGACCCATGTTTATCAtccatcctcgtcttctATGGTGCTGTTTCCACTGCCAATGCCACTGTGAGCAGTTCCCGCATCCAGGCCCACATATTCACACCCGCTGGGTTTCAAAGTTATCCTCGAATTACGGTGTCACCGGCTGCCCCCGTGTATGCTGCGGTCAACCATCTACCCCGCGAAAAACAAGGAGATGAAGTGTGTCGCGGACTTGCCGTCAGCATGCTGAGGTATTTTGCCGAGCTGTCTGAACCGGTTAAGCACCGCCTGACTGGGGTGGCTCGCGCTGGAAGACCCGGGGGGAAGGCGCCCAAGATGTTCGATGAGATGCATGCTGCGGATCTGGCCAACCGTATGACAAAGGTGGACGACCCATTGGAAATCATTCAGGATATTCGGAGTTCATATCAAGAACGTAAGGTTCCATGGATTGACATCGATGTGGTACTTCCTATGGGCACTATACAACCAGTCTCCCGGCGAGAGAGTGCGGGATCGGAGCTTGGGGAGAGTCAGAATCCCCAGTACGGCCCATATACACCCCTGATAGAAGCCTTGGGAGATCCTATGTTTTTGCCAACGTCTCGACTGAAGCGTGCGCCGTCCCAGCCGACCAATGTCAGCAAATCGCGGCTATTCGCAAGAAGCCAGAAAGAAGCTCTTCGTCTTACCATGTGTGAGCTTGTGGATACCGAAGAAAGATATGTCGCCAAACTGTACTCTCTCGTCCATGAAGTAGCCGACGAATTTCGGCAAAAGGCCGTGGGCAGAGGGCCATCCAGCAACAGTCCCGACGAGGCAGCTTTGGCGGCATTATTCCCGCCCTGTTTGAATGAAATTCTGGAAGTCAACCTCGGCTTCCTCAACGTCATTCGACAAGTGCTCGATGAAACCGAGAAAGATGCCATCACAGATATTGGCCAGGACACGGAGCTCCCTTCCAAGCATCGGGGTCTGCCCAGAGACAGAGCGGATCCGCTTGGAGCTCTGGCATTCGCAAAGGCTTTGTTTGAATGGCTACCACAATTTTCACAGCCTTATGGAGAGTACATGCGAGCACATACAGGTTTTACACAAACTCTGAATTCGTTCATGAAAGATAAGAACTCTAGCTTTTCAAGGAGAGTATATGAGACGGGGGAGCAAAGATTGCGCTCTTTGTTGATGGAACCCGTTCAGCGACTCCCTCGATACAGCCTGCTGATTGACACTATGACTAGCAATCTGCCCTTGGTCCATCCCGCCGTGCGAACTTTGCTGAAAGCACGAGACATCGTTAAGGATATCTGTGCACTGGAGAACAATTCCCCCTCGAGCCACGCCCAAAGCCTTCAACGCCTAAAAGAGCTGGTCAACGGATGGCCGGCGAAGACATTTCCTGAAGGACGGCTGATTACTGCAGTCGACTTCAACGAGATAACCCCTCCCTACAATCTAGAGACACAGTCGTTTGAAAACTGCACAGGGATCATGCTTCTTTACAAGAACTGCCTGATCCTTCTAGCAAAGCCCGCCGAAAGCCGGACCACAGCTCGTGGTGTGCTGGCTGACGTCGACAATGCGGCTGCTTCAACCGGTGATATGTCCACATCTTTACCACAAGCTGAACTCCAAGTCGTGCAGGTTCTAGACTTTCACAACGTGCGTTGTATGCAATCTGCATGTGGTCGGATTTTATTTGTTGCACCAACTTCAGCCAAGTCCTTGACAGATGAGACAAGCGCCGGAGCTGACCTGCTTGCATTGGAATTGGCTGGAATATATGAAGGAAGGGCCAACCGACTAATTGAAGAAATGTGCAAAGCGAAGATTGAGGGTCGATTCCCCGAGAGTGAAAGAGAAGGAGGCAAATGGACACTACGAAGCCCTCCCACCGGAGCTGCGAGTAACGTAGGGATACTGGCCTGTGTGTGTGAGGACGGTGAAAGTGCTGCGCTCAATCAGATCCTGTCATCCCCCATACGGATTGTTTTCGATGCTTCCAAGACAACTTGTGGTCAAATGTTGAGAGATTCCAATCTTGAGGTCATCATATCGATATCTCCTCCAAATGGAGATCAACACAGGCTAGACATCAATTCAGTGGTTGGATCTGGGTCTACAGATTTGATCACGGTGGAAACCTTCATTCCTACTCTTTCACGGCGTC TTCAATCTTTACTCTCGCCTCTGCACAGCCCCCGAAACCCAGCATTGACAGATCCAATGGTTCATGCCAATTTTGAAATCCTTCGGTATATCGCCAGCAATTTAATCACGCAGGTCAAGTCTTCGCGGGGATTCCGGCCACCTTCACCGACCAAACTGATCTCAAACCTGTTGGGGGGTAGTCGTGATAATGTGCCGAGCCTCAAAGGGCAAGGATCGGCCGCTCTTACCGGCGAATTCCCCAAAATGCCCCCGCCAAGAAGCACTCTGTCTAGATCGAACACTTTGCCTTCGACATTCCCCGGAAAAGACAAAGAGAAGGACGGCGAcaaagacaaagagaaagaggaaatTGGAAACAAAATATCTGTTGTCGGGGGATCCGCCAATGGATTAGATACTCAGTTTGGGTTGCTGGAGCAAACATTTGCTGCCTATGTACTTTCTCTGCAGTCTCGGAGTGGGAACATACTGGGTCGAATGCTTCGCGTCAGAGATCAGGTTGACCGGGCGCCGGTCAATGAGCTCTACAACATTTTGCTGGAAGACCCAAGCAGAATCCAGGCTGCCGCCGAAGTGCCAGTTGATACGCTTTTCGTCGCATTTGAAACCTTCTTGGCGAACGCTTGGAGACGAAGCATGGGCCCTATATTGAGCTCCTCTTCTCTTAAATGGGTACAGAGCCAGTTTGACACCATGATACCTCGAGATTTTGATGAGCAATTCCGGAATTTTGTGGCAGATATGAGCCCGCAAAATAGACGAGCTCTAGCTGCGATTATTCGACTACTTGCCGAGCTACTAGATGCATCTGGAAATGACGGAGATCGCGGTGCCTTGACGATGGCATTTGCGGAAGTACTCACTGAAGACGGAGATCCCAGCCATCATGTATCCCTTTTGGATCGACTGGTTGAAGACTTTGACAACCTCTTTGAAGAATTCATTCCTGGAG TCGGTTCCAACTCCTCCTCTTTTCGCAAACGCTTTGGCTTTGGTATGCATAGGGATACCTCGAAAAATGACGGCGAAAGCAAAGTCGCAGCAATTCTACGGACATTGAGCAAGAAGCAAAGCCCAGCCGGCTCTGAACCCAATACACCCAAGGGCTCTCTAATGCGTTCCAAGTCGACTGATGTAGATGCTCGTCCGGGGTTCCTTAGCCCTACATCTCGCGATCGTCCTACGTCCCGTGATAGTCCCACATCCCGTGATCGCCCTACATCCCGTGATCGGCCATATCGTCCGCACGGGTTCGCCTCTGAGGAGCAAATCTTGAGGCCGGGCACTGGGTACGAAAACCCGCCTTCTCTATCTTCTTTccgagaagtctctgaagATGTCATGCCACGGACTCGCAGAAAGCGAAGGAGTTCTCTTTCGGATCTACGACAACCCACATCATCACCAGATGCATATAGTATCTCTCCGTCTAAACAGCTCCACCCGATGACCCCTTCTAGCCGCCCGCGAGGAGAAGTGGTAACACCCACCAAGCAGTCCAGACCTCAAAGCAGTTACATAGCAACATCCCCCATGCGCGTTAAATCACCAATGTGTTCTAAGCCGCCAGCAAAATCCAGTCCACCGACGCGACTGAGATCACCCACTCGCCGTCTGTCTCCGCCCCGTCTGTCTCCGCCGAGCAGGAAGGAGAACGTTGATCCCAGGAACACACAGTCGGAGCGCACAACCAAGTCCAGGAGCAGAGTATCAGAGTTGCCAGCAGAAGTGTCAAGGAGGAGATCTCATATATCAGGCATTCCTCAGCGGACTCCGGCCCTTCGGGAGCGGCCAGCCATTAACACTTCCGATACTAAGCGGCCACAATCTATGTCTTTCTTGCAGAAACCGCAGAAACTGCGGATACAAAGCCCAAAAAAG CTACGTGATCGTGTTCAACTAGAAAAGAAGACCCAAAACTCAACTCAATTGGGCCTGAAAGACGAGCTTACAGAGCTTGGTAATGAATTACGTTCTCTGAGGCTCACGTCACCAAGGAAATCCAACGCAATGAATCTGGGGCTTGGTTTTGACCGTACAGACACCAATCCACATTCCGCTACCACCGCATCCCTTGAAGCTCGCATGCGCAATCTTGAAACCCGATTTGAGACGCTTACCTGGGAATACAATGGCCGCACAACCGCTCTCGAGCGAGACCTGGAGTCGTCCTTGATTCTTAGCGAGAAGCGCGTAAAGAAATTGGACGAACTTTATCGCGAGGCAAGCGCTGAGAACGAGGCTCTTTATGATCGGTTTAACACCGAGCTCAGCAAGATTGCAAAGGATGTCCGCCTGGGCCAAGCAGAAGACGCCTTGAAATCTCAACTGGCAAGTGCTCTAGACGAGATCGGCCgagtgaagaaagaaaacttCCGCTTAAAACGAGAAGTCGGGGGTCTTCGAGCCCAATCAGCTGCCGCTGCACTACTCAAGACGAGTGAGCAATGA
- a CDS encoding Lysidine-tRNA(Ile) synthetase, with the protein MAGNISISPFLFQRCFQQAWSGSRRARVKYGRTKYGKKPGDDDALQLPRRVGIAVSGGADSMALAYLCKQLERSSDVAGAISVTAFVVDHRARPESTVEAQKVAGWLREMDIRTQILSLDWSEMTSSQSSSPKSGASSPLPSAFETHARRLRFQALGIACHEFQLETLLLGHHQDDNVETTIWRLSAGASCLGLGGIPEVARIPECHGLFGASESWSTTSIPTRPPTKPQAQVRFDNQKQGFITFPDPNAGAKTIYSNLTSNVNMASPGIFICRPLLSFTKASLLETCHKNQVPYVSDPTNFDPTLTPRNAIRSLRTSNSLPRALESQSILSLIRSSQNLLQKSNELANYLLSSQCRILDFNPKAGSAVIQFLDTTPASMDPQIATLSASRIRQIQTIVLRRITELVSPFPDSHFSLRSYESLVPNVFPDADGSQGASTRPNDQKRRKAFTVAGVLFQRLANEASTLGKSQDPRLGGDNIWLLSRQPFMRDRDPVTQINVSPSGSFTPWVLWDNRYWMRLRLVPVDRDPSELGDQLISVPLTIRPFHKFDIERIRKDWVHPRPQGRTNSATEQKMPGTFEHLKALLSAEAPAQLRFTLPVVSREGIVSKPGKPLGQKVWQQLALPTLEYRLSGHSAQYSSLGEVELVHLRCRWRLKWQWMYKLIDTEALRLMGWPVGKDIEET; encoded by the exons ATGGCTGGAAATATATCAATCTCCCCATTTCTGTTCCAGCGTTGCTTCCAGCAAGCATGGTCCGGATCGCGACGGGCTCGCGTCAAATATGGCAGGACCAAATATGGAAAGAAGCccggtgatgatgatgctttGCAGCTTCCACGGAGGGTTG GAATCGCCGTTAGTGGCGGCGCCGACTCTATGGCTCTGGCATACCTATGCAAGCAACTAGAACGCTCTTCTGATGTTGCCGGAGCAATTTCCGTCACTGCTTTCGTGGTAGATCATCGTGCCCGTCCTGAAAGCACTGTTGAGGCACAAAAGGTTGCTGGCTGGCTTCGTGAGATGG ACATAAGAACTCAGATTCTCAGTTTGGACTGGTCGGAAATGACTTCAAGTCAATCATCGTCGCCAAAGTCTGGAGCATCAAGTCCCCTGCCATCCGCCTTTGAGACACATGCTCGACGACTCCGCTTCCAAGCTCTCGGGATAGCTTGTCATGAGTTCCAACTTGAAACATTGCTTTTAGGCCATCATCAAGATGATAACGTTGAAACCACCATTTGGCGGCTTTCCGCTGGGGCAAGTTGTTTAGGTCTTGGCGGCATCCCCGAAGTTGCTCGAATCCCCGAATGCCACGGTCTCTTCGGGGCCTCTGAGAGCTGGTCAACTACGTCCATCCCCACAAGACCACCGACTAAACCCCAAGCCCAAGTTCGATTCGATAACCAGAAGCAAGGATTCATCACTTTTCCCGACCCAAACGCTGGAGCAAAAACAATCTACTCCAATCTCACATCCAATGTAAACATGGCAAGCCCCGGCATCTTTATCTGCCGACCTCTACTCTCCTTCACCAAAGCAAGTCTTTTGGAGACCTGCCACAAAAACCAAGTCCCCTACGTCTCCGACCCAACAAATTTCGACCCAACCCTCACTCCCCGGAACGCCATCCGCAGCCTTCGCACCTCAAACTCCCTACCCCGTGCGCTGGAATCACAATCTATCCTCTCCCTAATCCGCTCAAGTCAAAACCTCCTCCAGAAGTCAAACGAGCTTGCCAACTACCTCCTCTCATCTCAATGCCGAATCCTAGATTTCAACCCCAAGGCAGGGTCAGCGGTCATTCAGTTCCTAGACACAACCCCAGCATCCATGGACCCCCAAATAGCAACGTTATCAGCGTCTCGAATCCGACAGATCCAGACCATCGTTCTCCGCCGCATCACGGAACTAGTCTCTCCATTCCCCGACAGCCATTTCTCGCTCCGCAGCTATGAGTCGCTAGTACCTAACGTTTTCCCCGATGCAGATGGCTCTCAGGGCGCAAGTACAAGACCCAATGAccagaaaagaagaaaagcctTCACGGTAGCAGGGGTTCTGTTCCAGCGTCTCGCAAACGAAGCCTCCACGCTTGGAAAGTCCCAAGACCCACGTCTCGGGGGTGATAACATCTGGTTGCTATCTCGGCAACCATTCATGAGAGATCGTGACCCCGTGACGCAAATCAACGTTTCGCCTAGTGGCAGTTTTACTCCGTGGGTTTTGTGGGATAATCGATACTGGATGCGACTACGTCTTGTTCCGGTCGACCGTGATCCCAGTGAACTGGGGGATCAACTGATTAGTGTTCCTCTTACGATACGTCCGTTCCATAAATTTGATATTGAACGGATACGCAAAGATTGGGTCCATCCAAGGCCGCAGGGGCGAACAAACTCTGCCACTGAACAGAAAATGCCCGGGACTTTTGAGCACCTCAAAGCCCTCTTGTCTGCGGAAGCGCCTGCTCAGCTAAGGTTCACTTTACCCGTGGTATCAAGGGAAGGCATCGTGTCTAAGCCAGGAAAGCCTCTGGGTCAGAAGGTTTGGCAACAGCTGGCATTGCCGACTTTGGAATATCGACTATCTGGCCATTCGGCTCAATATTCTTCACTCGGTGAGGTGGAATTGGTACATCTACGCTGTCGCTGGAGACTGAAATGGCAGTGGATGTACAAACTGATTGACACTGAGGCACTACGCCTGATGGGCTGGCCGGTGGGTAAAGATATCGAAGAGACTTAG